From the genome of Winogradskyella forsetii, one region includes:
- the radC gene encoding RadC family protein, protein MSGKSTSFSIKNWSQDDQPREKLRDKGKTSLSDAELIAILIGSGNREESAVALCKRIFASVDNNLNALGKLSIAQLMEFKGIGEAKAITIAAALELGRRRRLEDTLQLDKIISSRSVFEVMQPIIGDLPHEEFWILYLNNSNKVIHKNQLSKGGITGTLVDVRLVLKNALEVGATALILCHNHPSETLKPSKSDREVTQKLKVAAESLDIKVLDHLIITEKAYFSFADENIL, encoded by the coding sequence ATGTCAGGGAAATCAACTTCGTTTTCTATTAAAAATTGGTCGCAAGACGATCAGCCGCGTGAAAAGCTCAGGGATAAGGGGAAAACATCACTAAGTGATGCTGAATTGATCGCCATTTTAATCGGATCTGGGAACCGAGAAGAAAGTGCTGTGGCACTCTGTAAACGTATTTTTGCAAGCGTTGACAATAATCTGAATGCTTTGGGAAAATTGTCTATTGCACAATTAATGGAATTTAAAGGTATAGGAGAAGCCAAAGCGATAACCATTGCTGCAGCATTGGAACTGGGGAGACGTCGACGTTTGGAAGACACGCTCCAATTAGATAAAATAATATCGAGCCGTTCGGTTTTTGAGGTGATGCAACCCATAATTGGCGATTTGCCACATGAAGAATTCTGGATTCTATATCTCAACAATTCTAATAAAGTCATTCATAAAAACCAATTGAGCAAAGGCGGAATTACGGGAACGTTAGTCGATGTGCGCTTAGTACTAAAAAATGCGCTCGAGGTTGGTGCAACGGCCTTAATACTTTGCCATAACCATCCATCAGAAACGTTAAAACCAAGTAAATCCGATAGGGAAGTGACCCAAAAATTAAAAGTGGCGGCAGAAAGTTTGGATATAAAAGTTCTGGACCATCTTATTATAACCGAGAAGGCGTACTTTAGTTTCGCAGATGAGAACATTCTTTAG
- a CDS encoding PLP-dependent aminotransferase family protein yields the protein MENNKMLNYIKDVLKNMPKDWLNLTTHRLDIYNEKLAKSQFLDQFENLYNANNAESSVLHNLPTAYDYIRLGHPLSSVLEWAIANLNGFKPEQVISFSSQTIPILAILRQNLLDNKKTQILYTDHLPEYFDAELIKSVYGYDFQLIKTNDADAILEFEGSTIFMSQQNRIESINRNINIDFYIHLYEDLGSILVVNGAKNDSYISAIQHVRRRETIAMTPSNCLVALEALTHQSSFSPQKSNLKANKTSVLNSIKDITGVTTQPLVGSSGLSIQYAIMMGLIHDAQQNHSGKAIKFIVPTNCYGGTNDQARRVAACMDIVEIVDLEVDGDNDMVTSLETVLAKIANEDAIPYIIAEIPTNPRVEVPDLQQLKAVLSQERQTENGTLAIDPVFILDQTFCPNVNFLGEGEILSTVRTISYASGSKFPSGGKCTAGYGVANKKAAPLMDKIALHLELCDNEATDLQYEILAQQMPSMNQRIVDAYKNTRDFVNFIQKVLPDAKINFVSEELAEQGFTPSVFSLDLPTKGNSAQEKETYKRALNHKLINLMITEIPNESKYCVSYGQLKGCYWTIPATSTQGTTKEGDKDYIARVSVSPNMDLEKHKEVFLEFVSKI from the coding sequence ATGGAAAACAATAAAATGCTGAATTACATAAAAGACGTTCTAAAAAACATGCCAAAAGATTGGCTTAACCTAACAACGCATCGCTTAGATATTTACAATGAAAAATTAGCTAAATCACAATTTTTAGATCAATTTGAAAATTTATACAACGCCAATAATGCTGAGTCATCAGTACTTCATAATTTACCAACGGCTTACGATTATATTAGATTAGGTCATCCTTTATCTTCCGTTTTAGAATGGGCTATTGCTAATTTAAACGGTTTTAAACCAGAACAAGTGATTAGTTTTTCGTCACAAACGATTCCTATTTTAGCAATTCTTCGACAAAATCTATTGGACAACAAAAAAACCCAAATCTTATACACTGATCACTTACCAGAGTATTTTGATGCTGAACTAATAAAGTCCGTTTATGGTTATGATTTCCAACTAATAAAAACTAATGATGCAGATGCTATCTTAGAATTTGAAGGCAGCACTATATTTATGTCGCAACAGAACCGAATCGAGAGCATTAATCGAAATATAAATATTGATTTCTATATTCATCTTTATGAGGATCTAGGCAGCATATTAGTAGTTAACGGTGCTAAAAACGACAGTTACATTTCAGCAATTCAACATGTACGACGGCGGGAAACCATTGCGATGACACCTTCTAATTGTTTGGTGGCTTTAGAAGCATTGACGCACCAATCTTCTTTTAGTCCTCAAAAAAGTAATCTTAAAGCCAATAAAACATCAGTCTTAAATTCTATCAAAGACATTACTGGCGTAACCACTCAACCGCTAGTTGGTTCTAGTGGATTATCTATTCAGTATGCGATTATGATGGGTTTAATTCATGATGCCCAACAAAACCATAGCGGTAAAGCGATTAAATTTATTGTACCAACCAATTGCTATGGTGGTACCAATGACCAAGCCAGACGCGTTGCTGCTTGTATGGACATTGTTGAAATTGTGGATTTAGAAGTGGATGGCGATAACGACATGGTGACCAGCTTGGAAACTGTATTAGCTAAAATCGCCAATGAAGATGCAATACCATATATCATTGCCGAAATTCCGACCAATCCAAGAGTTGAAGTTCCAGATTTGCAACAACTAAAAGCAGTTTTAAGTCAAGAGCGTCAAACGGAAAATGGGACTTTGGCCATCGATCCCGTTTTTATTTTAGACCAAACTTTTTGTCCTAATGTTAACTTTTTAGGAGAAGGTGAAATACTTTCAACTGTGAGAACTATTTCTTATGCCAGTGGTTCAAAATTTCCGAGTGGAGGGAAATGTACTGCTGGTTATGGCGTTGCCAATAAAAAAGCAGCACCTCTGATGGACAAGATAGCACTGCATTTAGAGCTATGCGATAATGAAGCAACAGATCTTCAATACGAAATCTTAGCGCAGCAAATGCCGTCAATGAATCAAAGGATTGTGGACGCTTATAAGAATACTAGAGACTTTGTCAACTTTATCCAGAAGGTTTTGCCTGATGCGAAAATTAATTTTGTTTCCGAAGAACTCGCCGAACAAGGATTCACACCTTCTGTATTTTCATTAGATCTTCCTACTAAAGGCAATTCAGCTCAGGAAAAAGAAACTTACAAAAGAGCCTTAAATCATAAATTAATCAATTTAATGATTACTGAAATCCCTAACGAAAGTAAATACTGTGTGAGTTATGGACAGTTAAAAGGCTGTTATTGGACGATTCCCGCCACCTCAACCCAAGGTACCACAAAAGAAGGCGATAAAGATTATATTGCACGAGTTTCAGTCTCACCAAATATGGATTTAGAAAAGCATAAGGAAGTGTTCTTGGAGTTTGTTTCTAAAATATGA
- a CDS encoding polysaccharide deacetylase family protein, which yields MLLVYTHKITPRVTYTFKHICKRILGIEVRFTSKIEDFIAHDSLKMSYTKQPLSHELFVRSNELLFETGLSDIDINVQQWDNTKGFFPTGERSDLPFDIFAASFYLLSRYEEYLPHVRDEYGRFLASESIAFQNKFLNQPVVDIWAYKLKDILMERFPDYEFPTRKYRIQPVIDVPMAYYFKQKGFLRTIGGTLNDLRRFKLKQLYLRYLVLMGFKRDPYDTFKWIIRKQKQYDFKFMVLFLLGDYSTYDKNINTNKKLFVSLIKSVADYCDVGLKASYLSLDDVSILKKEKLKMETITHTDLKAVRHSFSKLNIPTSYRNLVELEIHQDFTMGYINTLGFRAGTCTPFQFYDLDYEVQTPLQINSYQCLDYGLLKYHSELDKTEHLQKIIKEVKAVNGTFIPIFHNYAFSNLDRWKGYRSLFNLILESAE from the coding sequence ATGTTACTAGTTTACACACATAAAATCACACCACGAGTTACCTATACGTTTAAGCATATTTGTAAGCGTATTTTAGGAATAGAGGTACGATTTACTTCAAAAATCGAAGATTTTATTGCGCACGACAGCCTGAAGATGTCCTATACAAAACAACCGTTGAGTCATGAGTTGTTTGTAAGAAGTAATGAGTTGTTGTTTGAAACTGGTCTTTCCGATATCGATATTAACGTGCAACAATGGGATAATACCAAGGGATTTTTTCCTACGGGAGAACGTAGCGATTTACCATTCGATATTTTTGCCGCATCTTTTTATCTGCTGAGTAGATATGAAGAATATTTACCGCATGTAAGAGATGAATATGGTCGGTTTTTGGCATCTGAGAGTATAGCTTTTCAGAATAAATTTTTAAATCAACCTGTTGTAGATATTTGGGCTTATAAGCTGAAGGACATTCTGATGGAACGGTTTCCTGATTACGAATTTCCCACACGGAAGTATCGCATTCAACCGGTTATTGATGTGCCAATGGCCTATTACTTTAAGCAAAAAGGGTTTTTAAGAACCATTGGCGGTACCTTAAATGATCTTAGACGTTTCAAGCTAAAACAATTGTATTTGCGGTATTTGGTGCTCATGGGTTTTAAGCGAGACCCTTACGATACGTTTAAATGGATCATTAGAAAACAGAAACAATACGATTTTAAGTTTATGGTGCTCTTTCTTTTGGGCGATTATTCAACTTATGATAAAAACATCAATACTAATAAAAAACTATTTGTTTCACTTATTAAATCGGTTGCGGATTATTGTGATGTTGGCCTTAAAGCATCATACCTCTCTTTAGATGACGTATCTATTCTTAAAAAAGAAAAACTTAAGATGGAAACGATAACACATACCGATTTAAAAGCGGTTCGCCATTCATTTTCAAAATTGAATATACCAACTTCGTATCGTAATTTAGTGGAATTGGAAATCCATCAGGATTTTACGATGGGCTACATCAATACCTTAGGTTTTAGAGCAGGTACATGTACACCATTTCAGTTTTACGATTTGGATTATGAAGTGCAGACACCATTACAGATCAATTCGTATCAATGTTTGGATTATGGGTTGTTAAAGTACCATTCAGAATTAGATAAAACAGAACATTTACAGAAAATAATCAAAGAAGTTAAGGCCGTAAATGGTACTTTTATTCCTATATTTCATAATTATGCATTTAGTAATCTAGACCGTTGGAAAGGCTATAGGTCGCTATTTAATTTAATATTAGAATCTGCTGAATGA
- a CDS encoding DUF1569 domain-containing protein gives MKSIFEENAYHEIKSRIDNLNENSQANWGKMNVGQMAWHCQGPFNIMLQKENYGLKPSWLAKVFFKKALYNDKPWRKGLPTAKFLKAKEDKAFNSEISTLKTLIDEAFAEKAKTEWEPHPAFGYFTAQQWGQLQYKHLDHHLIQFGV, from the coding sequence ATGAAATCTATTTTTGAAGAAAATGCTTATCATGAAATAAAATCTAGAATTGATAACTTAAATGAAAATTCTCAGGCTAATTGGGGAAAAATGAACGTTGGGCAAATGGCATGGCACTGCCAAGGCCCATTTAATATAATGCTACAAAAAGAAAATTACGGTTTAAAACCCAGTTGGTTGGCTAAAGTTTTCTTTAAAAAAGCACTATACAACGACAAGCCATGGCGTAAAGGTTTGCCAACCGCCAAGTTTTTAAAAGCTAAAGAGGATAAGGCATTCAATAGCGAAATTAGTACGCTTAAAACCTTAATTGATGAAGCTTTTGCAGAGAAAGCAAAAACCGAATGGGAGCCACATCCTGCATTCGGCTATTTTACAGCGCAACAATGGGGACAACTACAGTACAAACATCTCGATCATCATTTAATACAGTTTGGAGTCTGA
- a CDS encoding FMN-binding negative transcriptional regulator has translation MYPPKHHQDNEKNHSVEVIKTYPLATVISVKDNQPFITHLPLIYDDGKLIGHIDIYNPQTELLKNNNNVTVIFSGPSCYISPSIYSTTQLPTWNYIKVHITGKVKAVKDNMALKQSLITMTEFLEAPNHHYVLEADNPRLDSNLKYIELFEIEITNWEGKFKLSQDKKPRDIEAAREELIRANQESIKQFLDTVF, from the coding sequence TTGTACCCTCCAAAACACCATCAAGACAACGAAAAAAATCACTCTGTAGAAGTGATAAAAACGTATCCTTTGGCGACGGTAATTTCCGTTAAAGACAACCAACCTTTCATCACACACTTGCCGCTAATTTATGACGATGGAAAATTAATCGGACACATTGATATTTATAATCCACAAACCGAATTATTAAAAAACAATAATAACGTTACTGTTATTTTTAGTGGTCCCAGTTGTTATATTTCGCCTAGTATTTATAGCACAACCCAGCTTCCGACATGGAATTATATAAAAGTGCATATAACCGGAAAAGTAAAGGCTGTAAAAGACAACATGGCCTTAAAACAATCGCTAATTACTATGACCGAATTTCTTGAAGCGCCAAACCACCATTATGTTTTGGAAGCGGATAATCCTCGTTTGGACAGTAATCTTAAATACATTGAACTCTTTGAAATTGAAATTACGAATTGGGAAGGGAAATTCAAATTATCCCAAGATAAAAAGCCAAGAGATATAGAAGCTGCTCGTGAGGAATTAATAAGAGCAAATCAGGAGAGTATAAAACAATTTTTAGATACGGTATTTTAA